In a single window of the Sulfurimonas crateris genome:
- a CDS encoding response regulator transcription factor produces MNKILLLEDDILFADTIIDLLQDADYEVTHVTNGQSAIDVTYAHKFDLYLLDVNVPIVDGMTLLKELRDSDDKTPAMFLTSHKNKEMLKRGFLSGADDYMTKPFDADEMLLRIGAILKRANSTSLDSNELLHHDTLHRRILYKNQELDLSKKEYELLLLLMKHINNTVPKEMILDELWSSSEGGSDGAIRVYITRIKQLVPEMNIENIRGIGYKLVS; encoded by the coding sequence TTGAATAAGATACTGCTGCTTGAAGACGATATCCTCTTTGCAGATACCATTATAGACCTTCTGCAGGATGCCGACTATGAGGTGACACATGTTACGAACGGACAGAGTGCCATAGATGTGACATACGCGCACAAATTTGATCTCTATCTTTTGGATGTAAACGTGCCTATAGTTGACGGGATGACGCTCCTAAAAGAGTTAAGGGATTCGGACGACAAAACTCCTGCCATGTTTTTAACATCTCATAAAAACAAAGAGATGTTAAAGAGAGGTTTTTTGAGCGGCGCTGATGATTATATGACCAAGCCGTTCGATGCGGATGAGATGCTTCTACGTATTGGCGCTATTTTAAAAAGAGCCAACAGCACTTCTTTGGACTCTAATGAACTTCTACATCACGACACTCTACACAGACGGATTCTCTACAAGAACCAAGAGCTTGACCTCTCCAAAAAAGAGTATGAGCTTCTGCTGCTTCTTATGAAACATATAAACAACACTGTGCCAAAAGAGATGATCCTAGATGAGCTTTGGAGCAGCAGCGAAGGCGGGAGTGACGGAGCTATAAGAGTATATATAACACGCATAAAACAGCTTGTTCCAGAGATGAACATCGAAAATATAAGAGGTATAGGGTACAAACTTGTTTCGTAA
- a CDS encoding phosphomannomutase/phosphoglucomutase codes for MSIYREYDIRGIYEKELNKQSVVRIGYALASKIKGEYVAVGYDARSHSPVLFEYLVHGLNAGGKKVLDMGLVPTPVNYFANYQEWDGITPSASVMITGSHNPSEYNGFKITINKAPFFGEDIYALGRECETMEFPKAPQREVTKIDAVTRYVDFLISEFSHLKEMPSRIVYDCGNGVAGVVTERIFDTLRLNTKGLYIDPDGTFPNHHPDPSDEHNLEDVKKLLDAEGDIAFAYDGDADRIAVLTHKNNIKGDMMALLFAMKMEKPTVVGEVKCSQVMYDELEKRGAKAIMYKTGHSNIKVKMQEIGADLACEVSGHIFFKNRYFGYDDAIYATLRMLELIHDGVDLDAELAKLPKVFSTEEIKVHTTESEKFKIIDKVKELLKNPPESFPAIKNIIDVDGVRINFEHGWGLVRASNTTPVLVTRFESTSQQEAKLYEKEMNNLIQNAKDAL; via the coding sequence GTGAGCATTTACAGAGAGTATGACATCAGAGGGATTTACGAGAAAGAGTTAAACAAGCAGAGCGTTGTGCGTATAGGTTACGCGCTTGCTTCAAAAATCAAAGGCGAGTATGTAGCTGTCGGTTATGACGCTAGAAGCCACTCTCCTGTTCTCTTTGAGTACCTTGTTCATGGACTAAATGCCGGTGGCAAAAAGGTTCTGGACATGGGGCTTGTTCCTACTCCCGTAAACTACTTTGCCAACTATCAGGAGTGGGATGGCATCACTCCCTCTGCTTCTGTTATGATCACAGGCTCACACAATCCAAGCGAATACAACGGCTTTAAGATAACCATAAACAAAGCGCCTTTTTTCGGCGAAGATATCTATGCTCTGGGTCGCGAGTGTGAGACGATGGAGTTTCCCAAAGCTCCCCAAAGAGAGGTAACAAAGATAGATGCTGTTACAAGATATGTGGACTTTCTTATCAGCGAATTTTCCCACCTAAAAGAGATGCCATCGCGCATTGTCTATGACTGCGGAAACGGTGTTGCGGGAGTCGTTACAGAGAGAATTTTTGACACCTTAAGACTAAACACAAAGGGTCTCTACATTGACCCTGACGGAACTTTTCCAAACCATCATCCAGATCCATCGGATGAGCATAATCTCGAAGATGTAAAAAAGCTTTTAGATGCCGAGGGCGATATCGCTTTTGCATACGACGGAGATGCCGACAGAATCGCAGTGCTCACGCATAAGAACAACATCAAAGGCGACATGATGGCGCTTCTCTTTGCCATGAAGATGGAGAAACCGACAGTAGTCGGCGAAGTAAAGTGCTCGCAAGTTATGTATGACGAACTAGAGAAACGCGGTGCGAAAGCTATCATGTACAAAACGGGTCACTCGAACATAAAGGTAAAGATGCAGGAGATTGGTGCAGACCTTGCATGTGAAGTGAGCGGGCATATATTTTTCAAAAACCGCTATTTCGGTTACGATGATGCTATCTACGCAACGCTTAGAATGTTGGAGCTTATCCATGACGGAGTCGATCTCGACGCGGAGCTTGCAAAACTTCCAAAGGTCTTCTCGACCGAAGAGATAAAAGTCCACACAACCGAGAGCGAGAAGTTTAAGATTATCGACAAAGTAAAAGAGCTTCTCAAAAATCCTCCAGAATCGTTTCCTGCCATCAAAAATATCATTGATGTTGATGGAGTGCGCATAAACTTTGAACATGGGTGGGGGCTTGTTCGTGCTAGCAATACGACTCCTGTTCTTGTTACCCGCTTTGAATCAACCTCACAGCAAGAGGCAAAACTCTACGAAAAAGAGATGAACAATCTTATACAAAATGCAAAGGATGCTCTATGA
- a CDS encoding HepT-like ribonuclease domain-containing protein gives MDKLSIIELLDYILESISIIRRRFENIKSCDDFINSDDGIDKLDAISMRLQSIGEALKNIYKADKELLEKVKNASYWSQIIKLREIISHHYIDIDSEIIFDICENELTELEESINKAKTVI, from the coding sequence ATGGATAAGTTGTCAATCATAGAACTTTTAGACTATATTTTAGAGAGCATTTCTATAATCAGACGCAGGTTTGAAAATATTAAATCTTGCGATGATTTTATAAATTCTGACGATGGAATAGATAAGCTGGATGCTATCTCTATGCGTTTACAATCTATTGGCGAAGCCCTAAAAAATATTTATAAAGCAGACAAAGAGCTCTTGGAAAAAGTAAAAAATGCCTCCTACTGGAGCCAAATCATAAAACTACGTGAGATAATTTCACACCACTATATCGACATTGATTCAGAAATAATATTTGATATTTGCGAGAATGAATTAACTGAACTTGAAGAATCAATCAATAAGGCAAAAACTGTTATTTAA
- a CDS encoding outer membrane beta-barrel protein yields MLKKSALSSLLTLSLASSLMAESYVYVGASKTYLMDEQSTTTFSIGYGFSKVFSNCVMAGFSTSYHQGDYEDSSASDSSWFNGIGVDFHLGYSPTKPLALYGIAGYQMQAISSSTSAGGFGYGAGVSYKFFEHVALALEYRTYDMEVPSLNYNYDYDTMDALIRFVW; encoded by the coding sequence ATGTTAAAAAAATCTGCACTCTCAAGCCTCTTGACTCTGTCGTTAGCGTCAAGCCTTATGGCAGAGAGTTATGTCTATGTCGGTGCATCAAAAACGTATTTGATGGATGAGCAGTCAACAACCACTTTTAGCATCGGCTATGGTTTTAGCAAAGTCTTTAGCAACTGCGTTATGGCTGGGTTTAGTACTTCATATCATCAGGGCGATTATGAGGACAGCAGTGCCTCAGACAGTTCTTGGTTTAATGGTATTGGAGTTGATTTTCACTTAGGCTACAGCCCTACAAAACCGCTTGCACTCTACGGTATAGCAGGGTATCAGATGCAAGCAATCAGCTCAAGCACATCGGCAGGTGGTTTTGGTTATGGAGCTGGAGTCTCTTATAAGTTTTTTGAACATGTAGCACTAGCACTGGAGTACAGAACATATGATATGGAAGTGCCAAGTTTGAACTATAACTACGACTATGACACAATGGATGCGCTTATCCGTTTTGTGTGGTAG
- the pyrC gene encoding dihydroorotase: MKTHTLLMPLDMHLHLRDAVMLENVAPLSAYSFSGALIMPNLVPPVTTIEDVKAYKERIIAAVPNDYFEPYMTLFYKNYDKRFLSEVKEHITAIKLYPAGITTNSEGGVSSFDIEEMRETLDAMSILGIPLCVHGETDGFVMDREAEFMNIYDLLATNFPDLKIIMEHITTKEAVAMLDKHKNLYATITVHHLLLTLDDVVGGMMMPHNFCKPIAKRPEDLDALLSVALEAHPKVMFGSDSAPHSKEKKECSGCAAGVFSAPIALQLLCEIFEQYDKLDNLQAFVSDNAQNIYGICPEFKEVILEKRPFVIPDTYNGVVPMYAGKIINWAIESIE, translated from the coding sequence ATGAAAACCCACACACTTTTAATGCCGCTTGACATGCACCTCCATCTTCGCGATGCGGTAATGCTTGAAAATGTAGCGCCTCTTAGTGCCTACAGTTTCAGCGGCGCTCTAATCATGCCAAATCTTGTTCCGCCAGTCACGACCATAGAAGATGTAAAAGCCTATAAAGAGCGCATCATAGCAGCTGTTCCGAACGACTACTTTGAGCCGTATATGACACTTTTTTATAAGAACTACGATAAAAGATTTCTCTCAGAAGTAAAAGAGCATATTACGGCTATCAAACTCTACCCCGCAGGGATTACGACAAACTCAGAGGGCGGTGTATCTTCGTTTGACATAGAGGAGATGCGCGAGACGTTAGATGCGATGAGCATTCTTGGCATCCCTCTTTGCGTACACGGCGAGACTGACGGTTTTGTGATGGACAGAGAAGCGGAGTTTATGAATATCTACGATCTTCTTGCTACAAACTTTCCGGACCTAAAGATCATCATGGAGCATATTACGACAAAAGAGGCTGTTGCAATGCTTGATAAGCACAAAAACCTCTATGCGACCATTACAGTGCACCACCTCCTCTTAACGCTTGATGACGTTGTCGGCGGGATGATGATGCCGCATAACTTCTGCAAACCTATCGCAAAAAGACCTGAGGATCTTGACGCGCTGCTTAGCGTTGCTCTTGAAGCGCACCCAAAAGTTATGTTCGGTTCAGACTCGGCACCACACTCAAAAGAGAAGAAAGAGTGTTCAGGGTGTGCAGCGGGAGTTTTCAGCGCACCTATCGCACTTCAGCTTCTGTGTGAGATATTTGAGCAGTACGACAAGCTTGATAATCTTCAAGCTTTTGTTAGCGATAATGCGCAGAACATCTACGGCATCTGTCCAGAGTTTAAAGAGGTGATTTTAGAAAAACGCCCCTTTGTCATACCTGATACCTATAACGGTGTTGTACCGATGTATGCGGGAAAAATTATAAACTGGGCGATAGAGAGCATTGAATAA
- a CDS encoding tetratricopeptide repeat protein has product MKKLLVFFLFINSLFAYENDDAHKYGIVYYVTKDYEKSKLAFEQSISNCPKCNTDSYFYLALHYTYNRGTEKNLQKAFELYLKGSELGSAAAQYGLAEQYRWGTGTAQDTQKAVYWFKKAIEQKTDDASVESMLNLGVVYYNGEGNVAVDKKLAYKYLIKCVDSDLSVPGAQETCQKNLDIICNESPWACK; this is encoded by the coding sequence ATGAAAAAGCTACTAGTATTTTTTTTATTTATTAATAGCTTATTTGCTTATGAAAATGACGATGCACACAAATATGGGATAGTCTATTATGTTACGAAAGATTATGAGAAGTCAAAACTTGCTTTTGAACAGTCAATTTCTAACTGTCCAAAATGCAATACAGATTCATATTTTTACCTTGCATTGCATTATACGTATAATCGTGGAACAGAAAAAAATCTTCAAAAAGCATTTGAACTTTATTTAAAAGGTTCAGAACTTGGGTCTGCTGCAGCTCAATATGGATTGGCAGAACAGTATAGATGGGGTACTGGCACCGCACAAGACACACAAAAAGCGGTATATTGGTTTAAAAAAGCTATCGAACAAAAAACTGACGACGCTTCTGTGGAATCAATGTTGAACCTTGGAGTTGTCTATTACAATGGAGAGGGAAATGTTGCTGTAGATAAAAAACTTGCGTATAAGTATTTGATAAAATGTGTAGACTCAGATCTGTCTGTTCCTGGAGCACAGGAGACCTGTCAAAAAAATCTTGATATTATATGCAACGAGAGCCCTTGGGCGTGTAAGTAA
- a CDS encoding peptide deformylase translates to MIREIITYPTPPSVQYATDVRVFNEEILSLIEDLKDTIEANSLDGLAAFQIGSYYNVVVIKKEDGEFLELINPRIISNGGRVTTLERTAYFPGLSANVTRYEHITVVYQDRGTNQHSLKADGAFSILLQRKIDYTFGSSFFNKLNKEEKKLFEKKLDFGSNIAISEACPTKFNRDYIVKAVNITMIVMLVFVVASLFMSEESSQELWGYQKSLFFATITLNIIYFFYAQYEGKKFTSCTSCQIGNIIGTTLILLTKVFAIMLISYFIM, encoded by the coding sequence ATGATTAGAGAAATAATTACCTATCCAACCCCGCCAAGTGTACAATATGCAACAGATGTAAGAGTGTTTAATGAAGAGATACTCTCTTTGATTGAAGATTTAAAAGATACTATTGAAGCAAACTCTTTAGATGGTCTTGCTGCGTTTCAGATAGGAAGTTATTATAATGTCGTGGTTATTAAAAAAGAGGATGGAGAGTTTTTAGAGCTGATAAATCCAAGGATCATAAGCAACGGCGGAAGGGTTACAACCCTAGAGAGAACAGCTTATTTCCCCGGATTAAGCGCTAATGTAACGAGGTATGAGCATATAACCGTTGTTTATCAGGACAGGGGGACAAATCAGCACTCCCTAAAGGCAGATGGAGCTTTTAGTATTTTACTTCAGAGAAAAATCGACTATACTTTTGGGTCAAGTTTTTTCAACAAGTTAAATAAGGAAGAGAAGAAGCTCTTTGAAAAAAAACTCGATTTTGGAAGCAATATTGCAATTTCAGAGGCTTGTCCTACAAAATTCAACAGGGATTACATAGTTAAAGCTGTTAATATTACGATGATTGTAATGCTGGTTTTTGTTGTTGCTTCACTATTTATGTCCGAAGAGAGTTCGCAAGAGTTATGGGGTTATCAAAAATCTCTCTTTTTTGCTACTATAACTTTAAATATTATATATTTCTTTTATGCCCAGTATGAAGGTAAAAAATTTACCTCTTGCACAAGTTGCCAGATCGGTAACATAATAGGAACGACACTGATATTGCTGACAAAGGTATTTGCAATTATGCTTATATCATATTTTATAATGTAG
- a CDS encoding nucleotidyltransferase family protein gives MTLNSIINFLHEHKDELKQDYYVEEIGVFGSYAKHQEKESSDIDFFVKFSQKSYRNLTRLYDYFEKAFGKKVDIITEHKNMRPSLRREIQSSIIYG, from the coding sequence ATGACGCTTAATTCAATAATAAATTTTTTACATGAGCATAAAGATGAACTCAAACAAGATTATTATGTTGAAGAAATAGGTGTTTTTGGCAGTTATGCAAAACATCAAGAAAAAGAGAGTAGTGATATAGATTTTTTTGTAAAATTTTCCCAAAAATCATATCGTAATCTTACAAGACTCTATGATTATTTTGAAAAAGCATTTGGTAAAAAAGTTGACATAATTACTGAACATAAAAACATGAGACCTTCCCTTCGCAGAGAGATACAAAGCAGTATTATTTATGGATAA
- a CDS encoding NAD(P)/FAD-dependent oxidoreductase, producing MARLVVLGGGVSGHTAATFAAKWLGSAHEVVVVTPNSKWNWIPSNIWVGVGEMSKEEVTFDLAPVYAKAGINYKQAKAVSINPEGVESSDKPFVTIEYTLAGREGEVENVEYDYLINATGPKLNFGATEGLGDANGLGEFTVSVCTADHAVHANEEFQKCIQKMKQGERQKFLIGTGHGMCTCQGAAFEYIFNIEHELKKAGVRDMADIKWISNESFLGDFGVGGLHMKSMGFAVSSKIFAESLFTERDVDWIIGAHVNKVEKGKVHYELLDGSMGEEEFDFSMLIPPFAGVGLKAYGKDGSDITDTVFAPNGFMKVDANYSAGSYENWSASDWPKTYQNPTYSNMFACGIAFAPPHPISKPMSSPNGTPISPTPPRTGMPSGIIGKAVAHSICDRILKGENAPLHEASMAHMGAACVASAGKGIFDGTAAAMTIYPVVPDFEKYPGTGRDTDYTFGEIGLAGHWIKHILHHLFIWKAKLKAGWTMIPE from the coding sequence ATGGCTAGATTAGTTGTTCTTGGCGGAGGAGTTTCAGGTCACACTGCTGCTACCTTTGCCGCAAAATGGTTAGGCTCTGCCCATGAGGTAGTGGTTGTTACCCCAAATTCAAAATGGAACTGGATTCCATCAAATATCTGGGTCGGTGTCGGTGAGATGAGCAAGGAGGAGGTCACTTTTGATCTGGCTCCGGTTTATGCAAAAGCGGGCATCAACTACAAACAGGCAAAGGCCGTCTCAATAAATCCTGAGGGTGTAGAGTCGAGCGATAAGCCTTTTGTTACTATCGAGTATACGCTTGCAGGACGCGAGGGCGAAGTTGAAAATGTAGAGTATGACTACTTGATTAACGCGACAGGTCCAAAACTAAACTTTGGCGCAACTGAGGGTCTTGGTGATGCAAACGGTTTAGGTGAATTTACAGTCTCAGTTTGTACGGCAGATCACGCTGTTCATGCAAATGAAGAGTTTCAAAAGTGCATCCAGAAGATGAAGCAGGGCGAGCGTCAAAAGTTTTTAATAGGTACGGGACACGGTATGTGTACATGTCAAGGTGCCGCTTTTGAGTATATTTTCAATATTGAACATGAGCTTAAAAAAGCCGGTGTTCGCGATATGGCTGATATAAAGTGGATATCAAACGAGTCTTTCTTGGGCGATTTCGGGGTTGGCGGACTTCATATGAAGAGTATGGGATTTGCGGTCAGCTCAAAGATCTTTGCAGAGTCTCTATTTACGGAGAGAGATGTTGACTGGATAATAGGCGCTCATGTAAACAAAGTTGAAAAAGGAAAGGTGCACTATGAGCTGCTTGATGGTTCAATGGGTGAAGAGGAGTTTGACTTCTCAATGCTGATCCCTCCTTTTGCGGGTGTGGGTCTTAAGGCTTACGGTAAAGACGGTTCAGATATTACCGATACGGTTTTTGCTCCAAACGGTTTTATGAAAGTAGATGCTAACTACTCTGCAGGCTCTTACGAGAACTGGAGTGCAAGCGATTGGCCGAAAACTTACCAAAACCCGACATACTCAAATATGTTTGCATGCGGCATAGCGTTCGCGCCTCCACACCCGATTAGCAAACCTATGAGCTCACCAAACGGAACTCCTATTAGTCCCACTCCTCCAAGAACAGGTATGCCATCAGGCATTATCGGAAAAGCGGTTGCGCATAGTATTTGCGACAGAATTTTAAAGGGAGAGAATGCTCCTCTGCATGAAGCTTCTATGGCTCACATGGGTGCTGCTTGTGTCGCTTCGGCAGGAAAGGGCATATTTGACGGAACAGCCGCTGCAATGACTATCTACCCTGTTGTTCCTGACTTTGAAAAATACCCTGGAACAGGTCGTGATACAGACTATACATTCGGTGAGATCGGTCTTGCTGGTCACTGGATCAAACATATCCTTCACCACCTCTTCATCTGGAAAGCCAAGCTAAAAGCCGGCTGGACAATGATTCCCGAATAG
- the pepN gene encoding aminopeptidase N, protein MSRAESIYLKDYKAPKFTVKTCDLVFELYEEHTQVTNLMSIERVDAGAKDLVLDSIDLELLEIYLDDEKLPEKRYVIEDEHLRVLDVGDAFKLIIINKIYPQLNSELEGLYKSGNIFCTQNEPEGFRRITPYLDRPDVMAVFKTTLVADKERYPVLLSNGNRESNFKLDDGRHGATWFDPHPKPSYLFALVAGDLGVVQDKFVTASGKYVRLYIYTDRGNESKCKHAMKALKDAMKWDEEVYGREYDLELYNIVAVDSFNMGAMENKGLNIFNSAYVLADEDSATDANFMGIQSVIAHEYFHNWTGNRITCRDWFQLTLKEGLTVFRDQCFSADLNSKEVQRIEDVDALRERQFVEDASPTAHPIQPDSYMAINNFYTATVYEKGAEVIRMLHTLLGEQKYRKAMDLYFDAFDGQAVRTDDFLWAISEAGGIDLEQFKRWYYQSGTPKLHVDEKFEDGKYSLTLTQKVPKAVDGSEQKPYFFPLKMALLDESGKEIEAKTLIVSKESEEFTFKVEKKPVLSINRDFSAPVIVEQSHNDYAFLMKHDTNSYVRYESAQSFGLQTIESMMRGKPIDEEFVNAFGHILDEDKLDHSFKALLMELPSVSAIMQRQEVVDFELIYEAKERLQKHLALTFKEKLLVIYNENHTPDSKELDALNIGKRAIKNRALKLLSALESDEVIAIANAQYNSSVTMTDRIVALDVLENISPEFSTVALGHFYKKYNRDTLVMNKYFSILAASHREGTLDRVMALQNDPAYNELVPNLVRSLIGVFARNYKHFHAKDGYGYKFVADKIIDIDKINPQMASGLAGAFKIYKKMNKVNKKLIKTELERILLEPSLSKNVYEIVSKVLNG, encoded by the coding sequence ATGAGCAGAGCAGAGAGTATTTACCTAAAAGATTATAAAGCACCCAAATTCACCGTTAAAACCTGCGATCTTGTATTTGAACTTTACGAAGAGCATACACAGGTTACAAACCTTATGAGCATTGAGAGAGTGGATGCGGGTGCTAAGGATTTAGTGCTTGACAGCATAGATCTTGAACTCTTAGAGATCTACCTTGATGATGAAAAGCTCCCCGAGAAGAGATATGTCATAGAGGATGAGCATTTGAGAGTTTTAGATGTTGGAGATGCGTTTAAGCTTATAATCATCAACAAAATCTATCCGCAGTTAAACAGCGAACTTGAGGGGCTTTACAAGTCTGGAAATATCTTCTGTACGCAAAACGAGCCTGAGGGCTTTAGACGCATTACTCCCTACCTAGACCGTCCTGATGTTATGGCGGTTTTTAAGACGACTCTTGTGGCAGATAAAGAGCGTTACCCTGTTTTGCTGAGTAACGGAAATAGAGAGTCAAACTTTAAGCTCGACGACGGCAGACACGGTGCTACATGGTTTGACCCGCATCCAAAACCGTCCTACCTTTTCGCACTTGTTGCGGGAGATTTGGGAGTTGTGCAAGATAAGTTTGTAACTGCAAGCGGCAAATATGTAAGACTCTATATCTACACCGACAGAGGAAACGAGTCGAAGTGCAAACATGCTATGAAAGCACTAAAAGATGCGATGAAGTGGGATGAGGAGGTTTACGGGCGTGAGTATGATTTGGAGCTTTATAATATAGTCGCAGTCGATAGCTTTAATATGGGAGCGATGGAGAATAAGGGATTAAATATCTTCAACTCCGCTTATGTCCTAGCAGATGAAGACAGTGCAACAGATGCCAACTTCATGGGAATTCAGAGCGTTATTGCGCATGAGTATTTTCACAACTGGACGGGAAACCGCATCACATGCAGAGATTGGTTCCAGCTTACTTTAAAAGAGGGTTTGACGGTCTTTCGCGACCAGTGTTTTTCGGCTGATCTAAACTCAAAAGAGGTGCAGCGCATCGAAGATGTAGATGCCCTGAGAGAGAGGCAGTTCGTGGAGGATGCTTCGCCGACCGCACACCCTATCCAGCCCGACTCCTACATGGCGATAAACAACTTCTACACGGCTACGGTTTATGAGAAGGGTGCTGAGGTTATCCGCATGCTGCACACTCTTTTAGGCGAGCAGAAGTACCGAAAAGCGATGGATTTATATTTTGATGCGTTTGATGGACAAGCTGTACGAACGGATGATTTTTTATGGGCAATTAGCGAGGCAGGCGGGATTGATCTGGAGCAGTTTAAAAGGTGGTACTACCAATCTGGCACGCCGAAGCTGCATGTAGATGAGAAGTTTGAGGACGGCAAATATAGCTTGACATTGACGCAGAAGGTTCCAAAGGCTGTTGATGGAAGCGAGCAGAAACCATACTTTTTTCCTCTGAAGATGGCTCTTTTGGATGAGAGCGGCAAAGAGATAGAGGCAAAAACTCTTATCGTCTCAAAAGAGAGCGAGGAGTTCACATTTAAGGTAGAGAAGAAACCTGTTCTCTCCATAAACAGGGATTTTTCCGCACCTGTAATAGTCGAGCAGTCGCATAACGATTACGCTTTTTTGATGAAGCATGACACAAATAGCTATGTCAGATACGAATCGGCGCAATCTTTCGGACTTCAGACAATAGAGAGCATGATGAGAGGCAAGCCCATCGATGAGGAGTTTGTAAACGCTTTTGGGCACATTTTAGACGAGGATAAACTTGACCACTCATTTAAAGCGCTTCTTATGGAGCTGCCGAGTGTGAGCGCGATTATGCAAAGACAGGAGGTTGTCGATTTTGAGCTGATTTACGAGGCTAAAGAGAGGCTGCAGAAGCATCTCGCCCTTACTTTTAAAGAGAAGCTTTTAGTTATCTACAATGAAAACCACACTCCGGACTCCAAGGAGCTAGACGCTCTTAATATCGGCAAGAGAGCTATAAAAAACCGTGCTCTAAAACTTCTCTCTGCGCTGGAGAGTGATGAGGTTATTGCGATTGCAAATGCTCAATACAACTCTTCTGTGACAATGACTGACAGAATAGTCGCTCTTGATGTTTTAGAAAATATATCGCCAGAGTTTTCAACCGTTGCTCTCGGGCATTTTTACAAAAAATACAACAGAGATACGCTTGTTATGAACAAATATTTCTCAATTTTGGCGGCATCGCATAGAGAGGGAACACTTGATCGCGTAATGGCACTTCAAAACGATCCTGCTTACAATGAGCTTGTACCTAATCTTGTCCGCTCGTTAATAGGCGTGTTCGCAAGAAACTACAAACACTTTCATGCCAAAGATGGCTACGGCTATAAATTTGTGGCAGATAAGATAATAGACATCGACAAGATAAACCCGCAGATGGCATCAGGACTTGCGGGAGCATTTAAGATATATAAAAAAATGAACAAAGTCAATAAAAAATTGATTAAAACTGAGTTGGAGAGAATTCTTTTAGAGCCCTCTCTTTCGAAGAATGTTTATGAAATAGTAAGCAAAGTACTCAACGGTTAA
- a CDS encoding sensor histidine kinase → MFRNLRITVFIYYILTVAALMAILYYFTSITEVENTTLLLFTLLGLGLFAGAIISKLSIDPLFEHVTNLQNLSTETLHELNLPISTIKTNIHMLKKGLESEKDFKRIARIESACEMLQQRYNELDYMIKLQSSNITYEEFDLSELVKKRVEFLERIYPHIEFELQLSPHVIKNDKIGLSKVIDNLIDNAVKYSRDIHKISIRLQDHSLYIEDHGCGMDEVELIKIFDNYYQSNKNMKGFGIGLSMVKRFCDANAIALNFKSKPNVGTTVILKFKED, encoded by the coding sequence TTGTTTCGTAATCTGCGCATTACCGTTTTTATCTACTATATACTTACCGTTGCTGCTCTGATGGCTATTTTGTACTATTTTACCTCCATTACAGAGGTAGAGAACACCACTTTGCTTCTCTTTACTCTGCTGGGTCTCGGCCTCTTTGCAGGAGCCATCATCTCTAAACTCTCCATCGACCCGCTATTTGAACATGTAACCAACCTACAAAATCTCTCGACCGAGACGCTCCATGAGCTAAATCTTCCAATAAGCACCATAAAGACAAATATACATATGCTCAAAAAAGGTCTTGAGAGCGAAAAAGATTTTAAGAGGATCGCCAGAATAGAGAGTGCCTGCGAAATGCTGCAGCAGAGATACAACGAACTTGACTATATGATAAAGCTTCAAAGCTCAAACATCACATACGAAGAGTTTGATCTTAGTGAGCTTGTAAAAAAGAGAGTAGAGTTTTTAGAGCGCATCTATCCTCACATAGAGTTTGAGCTTCAACTCTCGCCGCATGTTATAAAAAATGATAAAATAGGCTTATCAAAAGTAATTGACAATCTTATAGACAATGCAGTAAAATATTCACGAGATATTCACAAAATAAGTATAAGATTGCAAGATCACTCTCTTTACATAGAAGATCACGGTTGCGGGATGGACGAAGTAGAACTTATAAAAATTTTTGACAACTACTACCAGAGCAACAAAAATATGAAAGGTTTTGGCATAGGGCTTAGCATGGTGAAGAGATTTTGCGATGCTAACGCGATTGCGCTGAACTTTAAATCCAAACCGAATGTCGGAACAACGGTTATTTTAAAATTTAAGGAAGATTAG